The following coding sequences lie in one Girardinichthys multiradiatus isolate DD_20200921_A chromosome 13, DD_fGirMul_XY1, whole genome shotgun sequence genomic window:
- the s100a10a gene encoding protein S100-A10a, which produces MPSDLETAMEMLILVFHRYASKDGLPGTLSRRELRELMENELANFLKSQKDPGAIDKIMKDLDANGDGQVDFEEFVSLVVGLSVACEQCYKMHKGLKTGKK; this is translated from the exons ATGCCTTCCGACTTGGAAACAGCGATGGAGATGCTCATCTTGGTGTTCCACCGTTATGCCTCTAAGGACGGCCTCCCTGGGACTCTGAGCCGGCGAGAGCTCAGAGAGCTGATGGAGAACGAGCTGGCTAACTTCCTCAAG TCTCAGAAGGACCCTGGTGCCATTGATAAGATCATGAAGGACCTGGACGCCAACGGGGATGGCCAGGTGGACTTTGAGGAGTTTGTTTCCCTGGTTGTTGGACTGTCTGTTGCCTGTGAGCAGTGCTATAAGATGCACAAAGGGTTGaagacaggaaaaaaataa
- the LOC124878870 gene encoding ictacalcin-like isoform X1, producing the protein MNEYHTAIMSDIQKAMALLITTFTKYASKEGDKDTLNKDELKELLQNEFGDLLCKANDQTAVDRIFKDLDTNQSNSVDFSEFVNLVSCLTQMCHEHFIGKKIGTQAPP; encoded by the exons ATGAATGAATATCACA CTGCCATCATGTCTGACATCCAGAAGGCTATGGCCCTCCTCATCACAACCTTCACTAAATACGCCAGCAAGGAGGGAGACAAGGACACCCTGAATAAGGACGAGCTGAAGGAGCTCCTGCAGAATGAATTTGGAGACCTGCTGTGT AAAGCCAATGACCAGACAGCAGTCGACCGCATCTTCAAGGACTTGGACACAAACCAGAGCAACAGTGTGGACTTCAGTGAGTTTGTCAACCTGGTCAGCTGCCTCACTCAGATGTGCCATGAGCACTTCATTGGGAAAAAAATAGGAACCCAAGCGCCCCCTTGA
- the LOC124878870 gene encoding ictacalcin-like isoform X2, which translates to MSDIQKAMALLITTFTKYASKEGDKDTLNKDELKELLQNEFGDLLCKANDQTAVDRIFKDLDTNQSNSVDFSEFVNLVSCLTQMCHEHFIGKKIGTQAPP; encoded by the exons ATGTCTGACATCCAGAAGGCTATGGCCCTCCTCATCACAACCTTCACTAAATACGCCAGCAAGGAGGGAGACAAGGACACCCTGAATAAGGACGAGCTGAAGGAGCTCCTGCAGAATGAATTTGGAGACCTGCTGTGT AAAGCCAATGACCAGACAGCAGTCGACCGCATCTTCAAGGACTTGGACACAAACCAGAGCAACAGTGTGGACTTCAGTGAGTTTGTCAACCTGGTCAGCTGCCTCACTCAGATGTGCCATGAGCACTTCATTGGGAAAAAAATAGGAACCCAAGCGCCCCCTTGA